The genomic segment CCTGACCGCCGTGGCCGAGATCTTCCGCAACCTGCGCCGCCCCGACGGCACCTTGCGTTACACCGCGGCCGACAACGAACAACTGATCACCTTCGTCGAGAACCTGCTCCGCGACGGCCAGGCCACCGGCGACTTCGGCGATTTCGACCCGCGCACGGTGGCCCTCGTCATCCGCTCCGCCCTCGATGCCCTGCCCGAGCGCTTCACCCTCGACCCGGCCCTGACCGGCCCCGACGTAGCCGCCAAACTCTGCGACGCCGTCGACCGCATGACCCGCTGAGTCAGGCCGCGGGGGTGGTGTTGACCTGGAGGATCCAGGTGACGCCGAAGCGGTCGGTGAGCATGCCGAAGCCGGGGCTGAACGGGGACGGGCCGAACTTCTCGACGATCTCGGCGCCCGCGGCAAGTTTGTCCCACAGGGCGCCTACCTCGTCGGCCGTGTCGCCGCCGACGGCTACGAAGAACCGCTCGCCGGTCAGGGTGAGGCCGTTCTCGCGGGTGGTGGGGGTCAGCGGGGCGGTGGCCACGGCGTGGCCGGGGATGTCGTAGGCCAGGATGGTGAAGCCGTTGTCGGCGGTGACCTGGCCGAAGACGACGTTCCCGGCGTCGGGCAGGTCCTCGGGCATCCCGAAGTCGCGGTAGGCGACGACCGTCAGGTGACCGCCGAACACGGACTGGTAGAACTCCAGGGCCGCCCGGGCGTCGCCGCGGAAGTTCAGGTGGGTGTTGGTGGTGATCGCCATGGTGGGGCTCCTCGTCGTTCGGGCGTCCGGGGTTCCCCGGTGCGCTGGAACGAGACTCGCAGCAGTAGGTGCCAGGGAGTGGCACCTACTGCCACCGAGACGTCGGAAAGATCAGCCGAACCAGCGCGTCAGCTGCCGGTCCAGTTCCGCCTGGTCGTCACCGGCCCAGGCCACGTGACCGTCCGGGCGCAGCAGCACCGAGGGCACGGCCGGGTCGAT from the Paractinoplanes abujensis genome contains:
- a CDS encoding VOC family protein, which codes for MAITTNTHLNFRGDARAALEFYQSVFGGHLTVVAYRDFGMPEDLPDAGNVVFGQVTADNGFTILAYDIPGHAVATAPLTPTTRENGLTLTGERFFVAVGGDTADEVGALWDKLAAGAEIVEKFGPSPFSPGFGMLTDRFGVTWILQVNTTPAA